A genomic window from Anoplolepis gracilipes chromosome 6, ASM4749672v1, whole genome shotgun sequence includes:
- the LOC140666566 gene encoding uncharacterized protein, translating to MIYEIQGNLQMPYLRAIQAIPGDTASQKLSWIGKITSHRASGDTEQFPQELLAILQVETAVNEKNPEGITSALKSEDLTIVNRAFKATWFFDGSLKNIIDAEYFCKNVFPNIPMKTRVRIVSTLAERLTDEELAQQLFTKVASIYGICNAYPLIVACDEAFAYKTIEEQKLVLPVGIVKKIFRKNPNLIVRYLKLLKNTNANERASFPVSINKYKFILPQLVKKRLEAFVELFEMHESKPPKIKLSNTCAEIFLKKGQQYLIKNPHLYIDILPLKKINLELMQNIFVDLLPPKSSCFDTDSLLKYLEQYPQNERYKLLHKSYLEKYETELLDENQNVTPKLLQILPADERVRQARIKLEKEKLGEIPSNDYFDDTTYMKAWICYLPVNEAIPIIKEKISKTSNEDTRVNLICQMLYTCKVNEDNDALTDTLIYFQERHKNESSWVFQQVLSKLLLLYDVHQLNKSHYVLLCEIIKLFYIKHKHVMEDLVEATIHFSLIHNMPIDEQIGLLVNLSENQWYVNYNLLKGNPQYERKCLTTFIEMIEKNYSVLWRRNEESDDQKRRILCRLVVAMYNFNDRCKKSRTKIEHMTIENYPWLKNTLRSILKSKDTQSHFDENVRKILQINEPLFFSSFNSSEKRIADVTTGEALALLKRQPQDILDNWEKYLTDCKINYSVKQVQRFIRATRWYKDIPINFAERCMDYLHEKYEDMYSYLNILAILLHGDTMTELIKPLIPTETTIDVNHSESNENYKLVRHLPLIVKLSNPPISLEVISKLYKGDYLSIALMMLTNVSKRSCFQKVLSFSKELYSMRVGTRKHACRVLYQVAPLNILSEFLKDKWSSEDHHSVRQVIFETVQRLIFTTPNEDNWSLYESIIRSMLVKDEELLSKIKLSPSIPNQYVSKYFQIWLDAINALVDGKLDGAKVKKHLIELLEEMSTAPVCNVLSEDFSEDMIKKYLFIIDIDISKAARSFSMLYLFPEDENKLLERKEKFIDIFHNVLKKWNQPHPLKSRFLPYNNAVRLFMEDFVINYVKKFCYPKASTYTQFVDQMLYLFSYTLVPTHDSRSYLLLTYTKKLQESMLTNECFGFKLGQHMPELIKIFSTSLLVQYMAKILDYFLNTAFQHHDDLEEFKLSVIEGLIKADNMDSCLMAVTLLSPVTQKNLLTRYDELIVKFRKMRNVAVIIVLNDYQNMLDFKSDIFD from the coding sequence ATGATTTACGAAATACAAGGTAATCTACAGATGCCGTATTTGCGTGCGATTCAAGCGATACCGGGCGATACTGCCAGTCAGAAGCTAAGTTGGATTGGAAAAATAACTTCGCACCGTGCCAGCGGAGATACCGAACAATTTCCACAAGAATTATTAGCTATATTGCAGGTAGAAACGGCAGTGAATGAAAAGAATCCCGAGGGTATAACGTCCGCCCTTAAATCCGAGGATTTGACAATAGTGAATCGTGCTTTTAAGGCTACTTGGTTCTTCGATGGTAGCCTGAAAAATATCATCGACGCCgaatatttctgtaaaaatgtCTTTCCTAATATCCCCATGAAGACGAGAGTACGTATCGTGAGCACCCTCGCAGAGCGATTGACTGATGAAGAATTAGCGCAGCAATTGTTCACGAAGGTGGCGTCTATTTACGGTATTTGTAACGCTTATCCACTCATCGTGGCTTGCGATGAGGCTTTTGCTTATAAAACGATCGAGGAGCAAAAGCTCGTGCTACCAGTTGGGATTGTTAAAAAGATTTTCCGTAAAAATCCGAATCTTATCGTGCGTTATctcaaattattgaaaaacacGAACGCGAACGAACGCGCCTCTTTCCCCGTcagtatcaataaatataagtttatacTACCTCAATTAGTGAAAAAGCGACTGGAGGCTTTTGTAGAATTGTTCGAGATGCACGAATCTAAGCCACCGAAAATTAAGTTGAGTAATACATGCGCCGAGATATTCTTGAAGAAAGGACAGCAATACTTGATTAAAAACCCGCATTTATACATCGATATCTTACCGCTCAAGAAGATCAACTTAGAACTAATGCAGAATATATTTGTAGATCTATTGCCTCCGAAAAGTTCCTGCTTCGACACAGATAGCTTGCTCAAGTATTTAGAACAATATCCACAAAATGAAAGATACAAACTGCTTCATAAATCCTACTTGGAAAAATACGAGACTGAACTTCTCGACGAGAACCAAAATGTAACGCCAAAGTTGTTACAAATATTACCTGCCGATGAACGAGTCAGGCAAGCTAGGATTAAGCTCGAGAAGGAGAAATTGGGAGAAATTCCATCCAATGATTACTTCGATGATACGACTTACATGAAAGCTTGGATCTGTTATTTACCCGTTAATGAAGCAATACCGATTATCaaggaaaaaataagtaaaacttCAAACGAAGACACTCGAGTTAATCTCATTTGCCAAATGCTTTACACTTGTAAGGTCAACGAGGATAACGATGCGTTAACCGACACCTTGATATATTTCCAAGAGAGACATAAAAATGAGAGCTCTTGGGTATTCCAACAAGTATTGTCTAAACTTTTGCTATTATACGATGTACATCAATTAAACAAGAGTCACTACGTACTTTTGTGCGAAATCatcaaattgttttatataaaacacaaaCACGTAATGGAAGATCTAGTTGAGGCTACGATACATTTTAGTTTGATTCACAATATGCCGATCGACGAACAAATTGGCTTGTTAGTAAATTTAAGTGAAAATCAATGGTACGTAAACTACAATCTACTCAAAGGAAATCCACAGTACGAGAGAAAATGTCTTACAACTTTCATAGAAATGATTGAAAAGAACTATTCCGTTCTCTGGAGACGAAACGAAGAATCAGATGATCAGAAGAGACGCATCTTGTGCCGTTTAGTCGTGGCAATGTATAACTTTAACGACAGATGCAAAAAATCTCGTACAAAAATAGAGCATATGACGATTGAAAACTATCCTTGGCTAAAGAACACTCTACGCTCCATACTAAAATCTAAGGATACACAATCGCACTTTGATGAGAATGTCCGAAAAATATTGCAGATAAACGAACCGTTATTCTTTTCCAGTTTCAACTCCTCCGAGAAAAGGATCGCGGACGTAACGACAGGCGAGGCGCTCGCTCTATTGAAACGACAGCCTCAAGATATATTGGATAATTGGGAAAAATATCTCACGGATTGCAAGATAAATTATTCTGTCAAACAAGTGCAACGTTTTATCAGAGCCACGCGTTGGTACAAAGATATACCCATCAATTTTGCCGAACGTTGCATGGATTACTTACACGAGAAATATGAAGACatgtattcttatttaaatattctggcAATATTACTTCACGGTGACACGATGACAGAACTGATAAAACCTCTCATACCTACGGAAACAACGATTGATGTTAATCATTCGGAGAGCAACGAAAATTACAAACTCGTACGTCATTTACCATTAATAGTAAAACTTTCCAATCCGCCAATATCTCTTGAAGTCATAAGCAAATTGTACAAAGGAGATTACTTGTCGATAGCGCTGATGATGCTGACAAATGTTAGCAAGCGATCTTGTTTCCAGAAAGTATTGTCATTCTCGAAAGAGTTGTACAGTATGCGCGTCGGTACGCGAAAGCACGCGTGCAGGGTGTTGTATCAAGTAGCTCCCCTAAACATTCTCAGCGAGTTCCTGAAGGACAAGTGGAGCAGCGAGGATCATCATTCGGTACGACAAGTTATATTTGAGACGGTACAGAGACTCATTTTTACGACACCAAACGAGGACAATTGGTCTCTATACGAATCAATTATACGCTCGATGCTGGTAAAAGATGAAGAACTGCTTTCGAAAATCAAACTTTCCCCCAGCATTCCCAATCAATAcgtttcgaaatattttcaaatatggCTAGACGCGATAAATGCTCTTGTTGATGGAAAACTGGACGGCGCGAAGGTGAAAAAACACTTAATCGAGTTGCTAGAAGAGATGTCGACCGCGCCGGTTTGCAATGTTCTGTCCGAAGATTTTTCTGaagatatgataaaaaaatatttatttatcattgatattgatatatcCAAGGCTGCGAGATCTTTCTCGATGTTATATCTTTTCCCGGAGGATGAGAATAAACTTTTAGAACGTAAGGAGAAATTCATCGATATCTTTCATAACGTACTAAAGAAATGGAATCAGCCTCATCCTTTAAAATCACGTTTCTTGCCGTATAATAATGCAGTGCGTCTATTTATGGAAGATTTCGTCATTAACTACGTCAAAAAATTTTGCTATCCAAAAGCATCAACCTACACGCAATTTGTCGATCAAATGCTCTATCTATTTTCTTATACCTTGGTACCTACTCACGACTCGAGATCTTATTTGTTGTTAACGTATACGAAAAAACTGCAAGAGAGCATGTTAACTAATGAATGTTTCGGCTTCAAACTCGGTCAACACATGCCggaattaatcaaaattttctcAACCTCATTATTAGTGCAATACATGGCTAAGATTCTCGATTATTTTCTGAATACTGCGTTTCAACATCATGATGACTTGGAAGAATTTAAGCTTAGTGTCATAGAAGGTCTTATTAAAGCTGACAATATGGATTCCTGCCTTATGGCTGTGACATTGTTATCGCCGGTAACTCAGAAAAATCTTTTGACAAGATACGACGAGCTCATCGTAAAGTTCagaaaaatgagaaatgtCGCTGTTATTATCGTTTTAAATGATTATCAGAATATGTTAGATTTCAAAAGTGACATATTCGATTAA
- the LOC140666569 gene encoding UDP-glucosyltransferase 2, with the protein MKLLLVFFAILIYDQVVNGYRILGVFPLHGKSHWVMQEELMKGLAKRGHQVDVVTHFPLKKPIPNYTDISIAGSLPLVVNNISASEISGFGSFSMAHLAYMAGTQTCQLLNHPKLRELIKNPPQDPPYDVIITELFVAPCYLAFGRHLKIPMVGTVACAFHDWLSEMSGNPLNLAYIPGLFSTYDQHMNFKERLLNVLLSNFISAQIHYYTNEQLEYVKKYFGIDVPFITDLYYDISLYLVNSHHSLHGIRPMTTNVIEVGGLHLKDDDPPSPEVQKWLDESKDGVIYFTFGSMVRIETFPKELIEQFYTSFKKIAPVRVLMKVAKKEDLLPGLPENVMTQSWFPQISVLKHKNIRAFITHGGGMGTQEAIYCGVPMIGIPLFGDQHINIQNYVNKKVAISLQSINDVTEEKLTSALNKILKDPFYRENAQKLSKLFLDRPVTALNTSIFWVEYVAKYGNVLQSPAIKLYWWQRHLLDVYAFILAVIVTALCIVLYVLRKLKNLLFGSSVCAKKDSAAIRSKKNK; encoded by the exons ATGAAGCTCCTACTGGTTTTTTTTGCAATCCTAATCTACGACCAAGTCGTTAACGGTTACCGGATCCTCGGAGTGTTCCCGTTACACGGCAAGAGTCACTGGGTCATGCAAGAGGAATTGATGAAGGGCTTGGCGAAACGCGGTCATCAGGTGGACGTGGTTACACATTTCCCGTTGAAGAAGCCGATACCCAATTATACTGATATTAGTATAGCGGGTAGTCTCCCGCTTGTTGTGAATAATATTTCCGCATCAGAAATTAGCGGATTCGGTTCTTTCTCCATGGCACACTTAGCTTATATGGCCGGAACACAAACTTGTCAGCTGTTGAATCATCCAAAGTTGCGGGAACTGATCAAGAATCCTCCGCAGGATCCTCCTTACGACGTCATTATTACGGAG CTGTTCGTGGCACCGTGCTACCTGGCCTTCGGCCGTCATCTCAAAATTCCCATGGTCGGCACGGTAGCTTGTGCCTTTCACGATTGGCTCAGCGAGATGTCCGGCAACCCGCTGAATCTCGCTTACATCCCGGGCTTGTTCTCGACATACGATCAACATATGAATTTCAAGGAACGACTGTTAAACGTTCTGTTATCGAATTTCATCTCCGCGCAAATACATTATTACACGAATGAGCAATTGGAATACGTAAAGAAGTACTTTGGTATAGACGTGCCGTTCATCACGGATTTGTACTATGACATATCTTTGTATCTAGTCAATTCCCATCACTCGTTACATGGAATTAGGCCAATGACCACTAATGTGATCGAGGTCGGCGGTTTGCATCTCAAGGACGACGACCCACCATCGCCG gAAGTGCAAAAATGGTTGGACGAAAGCAAGGATGGCGTCATTTACTTTACATTTGGTTCCATGGTGAGGATTGAGACTTTCCCTAAAGAACTGATCGAACAGTTCTACAcgtctttcaaaaaaattgcgCCAGTTCGTGTACTGATGAAGGTCGCGAAGAAAGAAGATTTGTTGCCAGGATTACCGGAAAATGTCATGACACAATCTTGGTTCCCGCAAATCTCCGTTCTGA AACACAAAAACATACGCGCTTTCATTACGCACGGCGGTGGCATGGGAACGCAAGAAGCGATCTATTGCGGAGTTCCTATGATAGGTATCCCTCTATTCGGCGATCAGcacattaatattcaaaattacgtCAACAAGAAGGTGGCTATCTCACTCCAGTCAATAAATGACGTTACCGAGGAGAAATTAACTTccgcattaaataaaattttgaaggaTCCCTTCTATCG CGAGAATGCACAGAAACTGTCAAAGCTGTTCCTCGATCGACCGGTGACCGCCTTAAACACATCCATATTTTGGGTGGAATACGTCGCAAAATACGGAAACGTGCTTCAATCACCGGCCATTAAGCTCTATTGGTGGCAACGGCACTTACTGGACGTTTACGCCTTTATACTTGCTGTGATTGTTACAGCGCTTTGTATCGTGCTATATGTTCTACGAAAATTGAAGAATCTCTTGTTTGGATCGTCCGTTTGTGCAAAGAAGGACAGCGCAGCGATTAGGTCGAAGAAGAACAAGTGA